From a single Poseidonibacter antarcticus genomic region:
- a CDS encoding glycosyltransferase family 2 protein has translation MKTCIVIPVYNSPFLFDVINDLLTFDYKIIVVDDGSDSKIEINDLDITLVTHKINMGKGEAILTGAKKAKELGFEYFVTMDADKQHLSSEISKLTNAYEEESIVIGNRNFDNENVPDSSKFGRKFSNFWVNLETGRKFGDTQSGFRIYPVSILELKTSNRRFDFEIEVLVLHCYKKRKTIDVDVECYYPPENERISHFDKVKDNIRLSLVHSKLMIQRFLLLRGTFWY, from the coding sequence ATGAAGACTTGCATTGTAATACCTGTTTATAATTCTCCTTTTTTATTTGATGTTATTAATGACCTTTTAACGTTTGATTATAAAATAATTGTTGTAGATGATGGTTCTGATTCTAAAATAGAAATAAATGATTTAGATATTACTTTAGTGACTCATAAAATTAATATGGGAAAAGGTGAAGCTATATTAACTGGAGCAAAGAAAGCAAAAGAATTAGGCTTTGAATATTTTGTTACAATGGATGCTGATAAACAACATTTATCTTCAGAGATTTCGAAATTAACAAATGCTTATGAAGAAGAATCTATTGTAATCGGAAATCGTAATTTTGATAATGAAAATGTACCAGATAGTTCAAAATTTGGACGAAAGTTTAGTAATTTTTGGGTTAATTTGGAAACAGGACGGAAGTTTGGAGATACGCAAAGTGGTTTTAGAATTTATCCCGTATCAATTTTAGAATTAAAAACATCAAATAGACGATTTGATTTTGAAATTGAAGTATTGGTTCTTCATTGTTATAAAAAAAGAAAAACAATTGATGTTGATGTAGAGTGCTACTATCCTCCAGAAAATGAAAGGATATCTCACTTTGATAAAGTCAAGGATAATATAAGATTATCTTTGGTTCATTCAAAACTTATGATTCAGAGATTCTTACTTCTAAGAGGTACATTTTGGTATTAA
- a CDS encoding TetR/AcrR family transcriptional regulator: MDTKSKLVKVAFDEIYENGYKATSIDKILKKANMNKGSMYHFFKSKKELTLCVIEIHINNYIENKYASLLTIDDNIIDSLIKLIKTKNQYNYTYGCRLNNLVQELSSKDENFKIALEKVYFKFEEIIEKVLQNALDNNEISHPNIKDLAIYVVASIEGCLATAKKSNSSDIYISCISQLEFYLNSLKIKQ, from the coding sequence ATGGATACAAAGAGTAAATTGGTTAAAGTGGCATTTGATGAGATATATGAAAATGGTTATAAGGCTACTTCAATAGATAAAATTTTAAAAAAAGCCAATATGAATAAAGGCTCAATGTATCATTTCTTTAAATCAAAAAAAGAACTAACACTTTGCGTTATTGAAATTCATATAAACAACTATATTGAAAACAAATATGCAAGTTTACTAACTATTGATGATAATATTATTGATAGTTTGATAAAACTTATAAAGACAAAAAATCAATATAATTATACTTATGGTTGTAGATTAAATAATTTAGTGCAAGAGCTTTCATCAAAAGATGAAAATTTTAAAATCGCTTTAGAAAAAGTTTACTTCAAATTTGAAGAAATTATAGAAAAAGTATTACAAAATGCTTTAGATAATAATGAAATCTCACACCCAAATATAAAAGATTTGGCAATTTATGTTGTAGCTTCAATAGAAGGATGTTTAGCAACTGCAAAAAAATCAAATTCATCTGATATTTATATCTCATGCATATCTCAACTCGAATTTTATTTAAACTCTCTAAAAATCAAACAGTAA
- a CDS encoding D-2-hydroxyacid dehydrogenase, with protein sequence MKIVILDRATLGSDMDVSVFDTLGDVISYDITLPSETKHRVKDADIVITNKVVIGKEEMNNSSIKLVAITATGTNNVDLVYAKENGIEVKNVAGYSSSSVSQVAFSMIFHFISKLDYYKKYVDEGNWQKSDFFTHIDAPFFELDGKRVGVIGLGDIGRSFAAKAKAFDCEVVYYSTSGKNSNSEYKRVELDELLKTSDIISIHCPLNEQTQNLLNYENMKDIKDGAILLNLGRGGIINEADLAKIIDEKEIYCGIDVVSVEPIEESNPLLKVKNKNRLLLTPHIGWASVEARRRLIGLVVKNIKEFINKVNF encoded by the coding sequence ATGAAAATAGTAATTTTGGATAGAGCTACTTTAGGTTCTGATATGGATGTGTCTGTTTTTGATACTTTAGGAGATGTGATTTCTTATGATATTACACTGCCAAGTGAAACAAAACATAGAGTAAAAGATGCTGATATTGTAATTACAAACAAAGTAGTTATAGGAAAAGAAGAAATGAATAATTCTTCTATAAAACTTGTTGCTATTACTGCAACTGGTACAAATAATGTTGATTTAGTTTATGCAAAAGAAAATGGAATTGAAGTTAAAAATGTAGCAGGATATTCTAGTTCTTCTGTATCTCAAGTTGCTTTTTCAATGATATTTCATTTTATTTCAAAACTAGATTATTACAAAAAATATGTTGATGAAGGCAATTGGCAGAAATCTGATTTCTTTACACATATTGATGCACCTTTCTTTGAACTTGATGGAAAAAGAGTTGGGGTTATTGGTTTAGGAGATATTGGAAGAAGTTTTGCTGCAAAAGCAAAAGCTTTTGATTGTGAAGTTGTTTATTATTCTACAAGTGGTAAAAACTCAAATAGTGAATATAAAAGAGTTGAATTAGATGAATTACTAAAAACATCGGATATTATCTCAATTCATTGTCCTTTAAATGAACAAACGCAAAACTTACTAAATTATGAAAATATGAAAGATATAAAAGACGGTGCAATTTTATTAAACCTTGGACGAGGTGGAATTATAAATGAAGCTGACTTAGCAAAAATTATTGATGAAAAAGAGATTTATTGTGGGATTGATGTAGTAAGCGTTGAGCCAATAGAAGAGTCAAATCCTTTACTAAAAGTAAAAAATAAAAATAGATTACTTTTAACACCTCATATTGGGTGGGCGAGTGTTGAAGCTCGAAGAAGACTTATAGGTTTAGTTGTAAAAAATATTAAAGAGTTTATAAATAAAGTTAACTTTTGA
- a CDS encoding DMT family transporter: protein MLIKKSALPFLFILLYGSGFVFTEYGLANASPMAFLAIRFFIAFWILLLIAVAFKVPWPKNTKEFIHIAIAGILTVGTFSIGVYLSLFYGVSASLSALVIALQPIIVALLAWKFLNEEKNNKIILGLLLGFIGVFFVIYQKIDNLELSIGILYSFIALLGLSIGNLYQKKFCLHMNLFSGGAIQTLSSTLLVIPFLYFEDIRVVWNGDFILALMYMSIGVSIGALSLLYIMIKKADVSKVSSIFYLVPLSAVFISYILFNVKIDLVTMLGIIIVLFAIVLINKKTKKENNENSNFG from the coding sequence ATGTTAATCAAAAAATCTGCTTTGCCATTTTTATTTATACTTTTATATGGTAGTGGTTTTGTCTTTACTGAATATGGTTTGGCAAATGCCTCACCAATGGCTTTTTTAGCAATTAGATTTTTTATTGCATTTTGGATATTACTTTTGATTGCAGTTGCTTTTAAAGTTCCTTGGCCTAAAAATACAAAAGAGTTTATACATATAGCAATTGCAGGAATTTTAACAGTAGGTACGTTTTCAATCGGAGTGTATCTTTCTCTTTTCTATGGAGTTAGTGCATCATTAAGTGCTTTAGTAATTGCATTACAACCAATTATAGTAGCACTTTTAGCATGGAAATTTTTAAATGAAGAAAAAAATAATAAAATTATTTTGGGTTTACTCTTAGGTTTTATTGGAGTATTTTTTGTAATATATCAAAAGATAGATAATCTAGAATTATCTATTGGTATTTTATATTCATTTATTGCTCTTTTAGGTTTAAGTATAGGAAATTTATATCAAAAAAAGTTTTGTTTACATATGAATCTCTTTTCAGGTGGTGCAATACAAACACTTAGTTCTACACTACTTGTTATTCCTTTTTTATATTTTGAAGATATAAGAGTAGTTTGGAATGGTGACTTTATATTAGCTTTAATGTATATGAGCATTGGAGTTAGTATTGGGGCTTTGTCTTTATTATATATAATGATAAAAAAAGCAGATGTTTCAAAGGTTTCATCTATTTTTTATCTAGTACCACTTAGTGCAGTTTTTATCTCATATATTTTATTTAATGTGAAAATAGATTTAGTTACGATGCTTGGAATAATAATAGTATTATTTGCAATAGTACTTATAAATAAAAAAACAAAAAAGGAAAACAATGAAAATAGTAATTTTGGATAG
- a CDS encoding dialkylrecorsinol condensing enzyme: MKKVLVLYYSQSGQLKDVINSFISKLPDSEIQVDLKAIEPIEKYPFPWKFYEFSQEFPEAVLLEGHEVKEIENLEDDYDLIILGYTIWFLAPSSPIVGFLKSEQAKKIFNNKPVITVIACRDMWVMAQEKMKTLLNDLNANLIDNVALTDQGKGIYSFITTPKWLMTGNKDPFWFFPPAGILQSDIDNASRFGQRLNKVLKEDKEKEGKALLTGLEAVNVNGKLIASEIIATRSSKIWAKIINFFGKKNTFGRKFAVTIYAMFLVVLVFTIVPLNILVRKILNKFQKEKLTELEKKYEQPSGR, encoded by the coding sequence ATGAAAAAAGTCTTAGTTTTATATTATTCTCAATCAGGACAACTAAAAGATGTTATAAATAGTTTTATCTCAAAGTTACCTGACTCTGAAATCCAAGTAGATTTGAAAGCAATAGAGCCTATTGAAAAGTACCCATTCCCTTGGAAATTTTATGAATTTTCGCAAGAGTTTCCTGAAGCTGTCTTACTTGAAGGGCATGAGGTTAAAGAAATAGAAAATTTAGAGGATGATTATGATTTAATTATTCTAGGATACACTATTTGGTTTTTAGCTCCATCTTCACCTATTGTAGGTTTTTTAAAAAGTGAACAAGCAAAAAAGATATTTAATAATAAACCTGTAATTACAGTAATCGCATGTCGTGATATGTGGGTTATGGCACAAGAAAAAATGAAAACTTTATTAAATGATCTTAATGCAAATCTTATAGATAATGTAGCTTTAACAGATCAAGGAAAAGGAATCTATTCTTTTATTACAACTCCAAAATGGCTTATGACTGGAAATAAAGATCCTTTTTGGTTTTTCCCTCCTGCTGGTATTTTACAAAGTGATATTGATAATGCTTCAAGATTTGGACAAAGACTTAATAAAGTTTTAAAAGAAGATAAAGAAAAAGAAGGTAAAGCACTTTTAACTGGATTAGAAGCTGTTAATGTGAATGGAAAATTAATTGCTTCAGAAATAATAGCAACAAGAAGTTCAAAAATTTGGGCAAAAATTATTAATTTTTTTGGAAAGAAAAATACTTTTGGAAGAAAGTTTGCAGTTACTATTTATGCGATGTTTTTAGTGGTGTTAGTTTTTACCATTGTACCTCTTAATATTTTAGTACGAAAGATTTTAAATAAATTTCAAAAAGAAAAACTTACAGAATTAGAAAAAAAATATGAACAACCAAGTGGTAGATAG